A genomic stretch from Camelus ferus isolate YT-003-E chromosome 17, BCGSAC_Cfer_1.0, whole genome shotgun sequence includes:
- the LOC106729230 gene encoding transport and Golgi organization protein 1 homolog, producing MPGADFSSPAVTVLGGLPLQVSALKTCCLVAPPSLAVLALASSPGGLAAALGPLFPPYLAQHSQARVNMCIHKASCFMFMEHKKKMQGHHAASGSLKGEEANFQRQVKKVCFFDEIGGQRNMDTEEKVDMNGCELVGKQQLLAAEEKVKLAEEETRQYKRRFEECHRQMREAEITWRHQVALAEKKAQDSSLRPQELERENSELRREN from the exons ATGCCAGGCgctgacttctcctctccagctgtgacGGTGCTGGGTGGCCTCCCCTTGCAGGTCTCTGCACTGAAAACCTGTTGTTTAGTGGCGCCACCTTCATTAGCTGTCTTAGCTTTAGCTTCATCTCCTGGAGGACTTGCAGCAGCTCTGGGTCCGCTCTTCCCGCCTTACCTTGCACAG CACAGCCAAGCTCGAGTGAACATGTGCATACACAAAGCCAGTTGTTTTATGTTTATGgagcataaaaagaaaatgcaaggcCACCATGCTGCATCAGGATCTCTGAAAGGAGAGGAAGCCAATTTCCAAAGGCAGGTGAAGAAAGTATGCTTCTTTGATGAAATCGGTGGTCAGAGAAATATGGACACTGAAGA GAAGGTGGACATGAATGGATGTGAGCTGGTGGGAAAGCAGCAGCTGTTGGCAGCAGAGGAGAAGGTGAAACTGGCTGAAGAGGAGACACGACAGTACAA GAGAAGATTTGAAGAATGTCACAGGCAAATGCGGGAAGCAGAGATCACTTGGAGACACCAG GTCGCTCTTGCCGAGAAAAAGGCCCAAGACAGCTCG CTCAGGCCTCAGGAGCTGGAGAGGGAAAACTCTGAGTtgagaagggaaaactga